The Tenrec ecaudatus isolate mTenEca1 chromosome 6, mTenEca1.hap1, whole genome shotgun sequence genome has a window encoding:
- the LOC142450910 gene encoding olfactory receptor 6C2-like, which translates to MRNRTVSTFILLGLTDDPQLQVVVFIFLFISYLLSVTGNLTIITLTLLDSHLKTAMYFFLQNFSALEISFTSASIPRYLYNLGTGNRCITYNACVSQVFFTDLFGVTEFFFLAAMSYDRYVAICKPLHYVTIMSTTVCRRLVFYCWGAGLCILIPPLSMGLNLDFCDSNVVDHFICDASPLLKISCSNTWLMEQTVVICAVLTLLITLMCVILSYTCVIKTILGFPSAQQKKKAFSTCSSHMIVVSITYGSCIFIYIKPSAKESVAINKGVTVLMTSIAPMLNPFIYTLRNKQVKQAFSDSIKRILIFSKK; encoded by the coding sequence ATGAGGAACCGCACAGTAAGCACGTTCATTCTGCTGGGACTGACGGATGACCCCCAACTGCAAGTTGTGGTTTTTATCTTTCTCTTCATTAGCTACTTGTTGAGTGTAACTGGAAACCTgaccatcatcactctcaccttACTGGATTCTCACCTCAAAACAGCCATGTACTTTTTTCTACAAAATTTCTCTGCCTTAGAGATCTCATTCACATCGGCCTCTATTCCCAGATACTTATATAACCTAGGGACAGGTAACAGGTGCATTACCTATAATGCCTGTGTCAGTCAAGTATTTTTTACCGACCTCTTTGGTGTGACAGAATTTTTCTTTCTGGCTGCCATGTCCTATGATCGGTACGTGGCCATCTGCAAACCCCTGCATTACGTGACCATCATGAGCACCACAGTCTGCAGAAGACTTgtattttattgttggggggctGGTCTGTGTATTCTAATACCCCCACTCAGCATGGGCTTAAATCTGGATTTTTGTGATTCTAATGTAGTTGACCATTTTATCTGCGACGCGTCTCCCCTCCTGAAGATCTCTTGCTCAAATACTTGGCTCATGGAGCAAACTGTTGTCATCTGTGCTGTGCTGACCCTCCTAATCACACTCATGTGTGTCATTCTATCCTACACCTGTGTCATCAAGACAATTTTAGGATTTCCGTCTGCACAGCAAAAGAAAAAAGCCTTTTCCACCTGTTCGTCCCACATGATTGTGGTTTCCATCACCTATGGCAGCTGCATCTTCATTTACATCAAACCTTCCGCAAAAGAATCGGTCGCCATTAACAAAGGTGTGACGGTGCTCATGACTTCCATCGCCCCTATGCTAAACCCCTTCATTTACACGCTGAGGAACAAGCAAGTAAAACAAGCCTTCAGTGACTCGATCAAaagaattttaatattttctaagaaGTAA